From Camelus ferus isolate YT-003-E chromosome 18, BCGSAC_Cfer_1.0, whole genome shotgun sequence, one genomic window encodes:
- the SMIM22 gene encoding small integral membrane protein 22 isoform X1 produces MRIRKQEVVCAPRTQDRSGWGSPEAGGTQDLPAEMALSTEDLKQELNATVQQVLGKLRSGQLFQSKWDTAAFLIFLIFLGIVLLLLLLVCFHCCCPDCCQHHSPRSQKKNSRGFDNLALEP; encoded by the exons ATGCGGATCCGGAAGCAGGAAGTAGTCTGTgctcccaggacccaggaccgGTCTGGCTGGGGGAGCCCAGAGGCAG GTGGCACCCAGGACCTTCCTGCTGAGATGGCCTTGTCGACGGAGGACCTGAAGCAGGAGCTGAATGCTACAGTCCAGCAAGTGCTGGGGAAACTAAGGAGTGGCCAGCTGTTCCAGTCCAAGTGGGACACCGCTGCgttcctcatcttcctcatctttctcG GAATcgtgctgctcctgctgctgctcgtCTGCTTCCACTGCTGCTGCCCTGACTGCTGCCAGCACCACTCCCCCAGGTCCCAGAAG AAAAACTCCCGGGGATTTGATAACTTGGCCCTGGAACCTTAG
- the SMIM22 gene encoding small integral membrane protein 22 isoform X2 — MGLPGKGGTQDLPAEMALSTEDLKQELNATVQQVLGKLRSGQLFQSKWDTAAFLIFLIFLGIVLLLLLLVCFHCCCPDCCQHHSPRSQKKNSRGFDNLALEP, encoded by the exons ATGGGGCTACCGGGAAAGG GTGGCACCCAGGACCTTCCTGCTGAGATGGCCTTGTCGACGGAGGACCTGAAGCAGGAGCTGAATGCTACAGTCCAGCAAGTGCTGGGGAAACTAAGGAGTGGCCAGCTGTTCCAGTCCAAGTGGGACACCGCTGCgttcctcatcttcctcatctttctcG GAATcgtgctgctcctgctgctgctcgtCTGCTTCCACTGCTGCTGCCCTGACTGCTGCCAGCACCACTCCCCCAGGTCCCAGAAG AAAAACTCCCGGGGATTTGATAACTTGGCCCTGGAACCTTAG
- the SMIM22 gene encoding small integral membrane protein 22 isoform X3 — translation MALSTEDLKQELNATVQQVLGKLRSGQLFQSKWDTAAFLIFLIFLGIVLLLLLLVCFHCCCPDCCQHHSPRSQKKNSRGFDNLALEP, via the exons ATGGCCTTGTCGACGGAGGACCTGAAGCAGGAGCTGAATGCTACAGTCCAGCAAGTGCTGGGGAAACTAAGGAGTGGCCAGCTGTTCCAGTCCAAGTGGGACACCGCTGCgttcctcatcttcctcatctttctcG GAATcgtgctgctcctgctgctgctcgtCTGCTTCCACTGCTGCTGCCCTGACTGCTGCCAGCACCACTCCCCCAGGTCCCAGAAG AAAAACTCCCGGGGATTTGATAACTTGGCCCTGGAACCTTAG
- the ROGDI gene encoding protein rogdi homolog isoform X2 has product MATVMAATTAERAVLEEEFRWLLHDEVHAVLRQLQDILKEASLRFTLPGSGTEGPTKQENFILGSCGTDQVKGVLTLQGDALSQAIQDARNHVSQAIYLLTNRDESYQFRTGAEVLKLMDAVMLQLTRARNRLTTPATLTLPEIAASGLTRMFAPALPSDLLVNVYINLNKLCLTVYQLHALQPNSSKNFRPSGGAVLHSPGAMFEWGTQRLEVSHVHKVECVIPWLNDALVFFTVSLQLCQQLKDKISVFSSYWSYRPF; this is encoded by the exons ATGGCGACCGTGATGGCAGCGACGACGGCGGAGCGGGCGGTGCTG GAGGAGGAGTTCCGCTGGCTGTTGCACGACGAGGTGCACGCCGTGCTGAGGCAGCTGCAGGACATCCTCAAG gAGGCCTCTCTCCGCTTCACTCTGCCAGGTTCAGGCACCGAGGGGCCCACCAAGCAGGAGAACTTCATCCTGGGCAGCTGTGG CACAGACCAGGTGAAGGGCGTGCTGACTCTACAAGGGGATGCACTGAGCCAGGCG ATCCAGGATGCCAGGAACCACGTGAGCCAAGCCATTTACCTCCTCACCAACCGGGATGAGAGCTACCAGTTCCGGACGGGAGCAGAGGTCCTCAAG CTGATGGACGCTGTGATGCTGCAGCTGACTAGAGCCCGAAACCGGCTCACCACCCCAGCCACCCTCACTCTGCCTGAGATCGCTGCCAGCGGCCTCACG AGGATGTTCGCCCCGGCCCTGCCCTCCGACCTGCTGGTCAACGTCTACATCAACCTCAACAAGCTCTGTCTCACCGTGTATCAGCTGCATGCTCTGCAGCCCAATTCCAGCAAG AACTTCCGCCCATCTGGAGGCGCAGTGCTCCACAGCCCCGGGGCCATGTT TGAGTGGGGTACACAGCGTCTGGAGGTGAGTCACGTGCACAAGGTGGAGTGTGTGATCCCGTGGCTCAATGATGCCCTCGTCTTCTTCACCGTCTCCCTGCAGCTGTGCCAGCAGCTCAAGGATAAG ATCTCCGTGTTCTCCAGCTACTGGAGCTACAGGCCTTTCTGA
- the ROGDI gene encoding protein rogdi homolog isoform X1, whose product MATVMAATTAERAVLEEEFRWLLHDEVHAVLRQLQDILKEASLRFTLPGSGTEGPTKQENFILGSCGTDQVKGVLTLQGDALSQADVNLKTPRNNQLLHFAFREDKQWKLQQIQDARNHVSQAIYLLTNRDESYQFRTGAEVLKLMDAVMLQLTRARNRLTTPATLTLPEIAASGLTRMFAPALPSDLLVNVYINLNKLCLTVYQLHALQPNSSKNFRPSGGAVLHSPGAMFEWGTQRLEVSHVHKVECVIPWLNDALVFFTVSLQLCQQLKDKISVFSSYWSYRPF is encoded by the exons ATGGCGACCGTGATGGCAGCGACGACGGCGGAGCGGGCGGTGCTG GAGGAGGAGTTCCGCTGGCTGTTGCACGACGAGGTGCACGCCGTGCTGAGGCAGCTGCAGGACATCCTCAAG gAGGCCTCTCTCCGCTTCACTCTGCCAGGTTCAGGCACCGAGGGGCCCACCAAGCAGGAGAACTTCATCCTGGGCAGCTGTGG CACAGACCAGGTGAAGGGCGTGCTGACTCTACAAGGGGATGCACTGAGCCAGGCG GACGTGAACCTGAAGACGCCCCGTAACAACCAGCTGCTGCACTTCGCCTTCCGGGAGGACAAGCAGTGGAAGCTGCAGCAG ATCCAGGATGCCAGGAACCACGTGAGCCAAGCCATTTACCTCCTCACCAACCGGGATGAGAGCTACCAGTTCCGGACGGGAGCAGAGGTCCTCAAG CTGATGGACGCTGTGATGCTGCAGCTGACTAGAGCCCGAAACCGGCTCACCACCCCAGCCACCCTCACTCTGCCTGAGATCGCTGCCAGCGGCCTCACG AGGATGTTCGCCCCGGCCCTGCCCTCCGACCTGCTGGTCAACGTCTACATCAACCTCAACAAGCTCTGTCTCACCGTGTATCAGCTGCATGCTCTGCAGCCCAATTCCAGCAAG AACTTCCGCCCATCTGGAGGCGCAGTGCTCCACAGCCCCGGGGCCATGTT TGAGTGGGGTACACAGCGTCTGGAGGTGAGTCACGTGCACAAGGTGGAGTGTGTGATCCCGTGGCTCAATGATGCCCTCGTCTTCTTCACCGTCTCCCTGCAGCTGTGCCAGCAGCTCAAGGATAAG ATCTCCGTGTTCTCCAGCTACTGGAGCTACAGGCCTTTCTGA
- the ROGDI gene encoding protein rogdi homolog isoform X3, with protein MATVMAATTAERAVLEEEFRWLLHDEVHAVLRQLQDILKEASLRFTLPGSGTEGPTKQENFILGSCGTDQVKGVLTLQGDALSQADVNLKTPRNNQLLHFAFREDKQWKLQQIQDARNHVSQAIYLLTNRDESYQFRTGAEVLKRMFAPALPSDLLVNVYINLNKLCLTVYQLHALQPNSSKNFRPSGGAVLHSPGAMFEWGTQRLEVSHVHKVECVIPWLNDALVFFTVSLQLCQQLKDKISVFSSYWSYRPF; from the exons ATGGCGACCGTGATGGCAGCGACGACGGCGGAGCGGGCGGTGCTG GAGGAGGAGTTCCGCTGGCTGTTGCACGACGAGGTGCACGCCGTGCTGAGGCAGCTGCAGGACATCCTCAAG gAGGCCTCTCTCCGCTTCACTCTGCCAGGTTCAGGCACCGAGGGGCCCACCAAGCAGGAGAACTTCATCCTGGGCAGCTGTGG CACAGACCAGGTGAAGGGCGTGCTGACTCTACAAGGGGATGCACTGAGCCAGGCG GACGTGAACCTGAAGACGCCCCGTAACAACCAGCTGCTGCACTTCGCCTTCCGGGAGGACAAGCAGTGGAAGCTGCAGCAG ATCCAGGATGCCAGGAACCACGTGAGCCAAGCCATTTACCTCCTCACCAACCGGGATGAGAGCTACCAGTTCCGGACGGGAGCAGAGGTCCTCAAG AGGATGTTCGCCCCGGCCCTGCCCTCCGACCTGCTGGTCAACGTCTACATCAACCTCAACAAGCTCTGTCTCACCGTGTATCAGCTGCATGCTCTGCAGCCCAATTCCAGCAAG AACTTCCGCCCATCTGGAGGCGCAGTGCTCCACAGCCCCGGGGCCATGTT TGAGTGGGGTACACAGCGTCTGGAGGTGAGTCACGTGCACAAGGTGGAGTGTGTGATCCCGTGGCTCAATGATGCCCTCGTCTTCTTCACCGTCTCCCTGCAGCTGTGCCAGCAGCTCAAGGATAAG ATCTCCGTGTTCTCCAGCTACTGGAGCTACAGGCCTTTCTGA